The following proteins come from a genomic window of Enterobacter chengduensis:
- a CDS encoding response regulator transcription factor: MEHIVYVVDDDDAVRQSVLGLLESADIDAMGFSSAEAFLQHRFEDLPSCVILDMQMPAISGFEVADALKDSGREIPIIFLTGHGTIPMSVRAIKGGAYEFLTKPVESAALIDAIQSALQLAENNAERSKAHFALKQRHMSLTPREHEVLTLAISGMLNKQIAAELGVSEITVKVHRRRVMEKMQVRSVAELVRAVERLTQSQPAE; this comes from the coding sequence ATGGAACACATTGTATATGTGGTTGACGACGACGACGCGGTCAGGCAGTCCGTTCTCGGCCTGCTGGAATCCGCAGATATAGACGCCATGGGCTTTTCATCGGCAGAGGCGTTTCTTCAGCACCGCTTTGAGGATCTGCCCTCGTGCGTGATCCTCGATATGCAAATGCCCGCTATCTCGGGCTTCGAGGTGGCTGACGCGCTCAAGGACAGCGGACGCGAGATCCCGATTATTTTTCTTACCGGCCACGGCACCATCCCGATGTCGGTGCGCGCCATCAAAGGCGGCGCTTATGAATTTCTCACCAAGCCCGTGGAATCCGCCGCGCTGATCGACGCCATTCAGTCCGCGCTTCAGCTGGCGGAGAACAACGCCGAGCGCAGCAAAGCGCACTTCGCCCTGAAGCAGCGCCACATGTCCCTTACCCCGCGCGAGCACGAGGTGCTGACGCTGGCGATAAGCGGCATGCTGAACAAGCAAATTGCCGCCGAGCTGGGCGTTAGCGAGATCACGGTTAAGGTGCACCGCCGCCGGGTGATGGAAAAAATGCAGGTGCGCTCCGTGGCGGAGCTGGTCAGGGCCGTTGAGCGCCTGACCCAAAGCCAGCCTGCGGAGTAA
- a CDS encoding VOC family protein — protein sequence MNIAHVALWTRSLDAQVQFWQTVFGGRSNERYVSKNRPGFESHFITLDNGPTVELMTLPELPDAPSHPEFIGWAHIAINVGSKAQVDTMAERAQENGTLLSAPRMTGDGFYEAVIADPDGNRIELVGA from the coding sequence ATGAATATTGCACACGTCGCACTCTGGACCCGAAGCCTTGATGCACAGGTTCAGTTCTGGCAAACGGTGTTTGGTGGCCGCAGCAATGAACGCTACGTCAGTAAAAATCGTCCGGGGTTTGAATCGCACTTTATTACGCTGGATAACGGGCCGACCGTCGAGCTGATGACCCTGCCGGAGTTGCCCGACGCCCCGTCGCACCCGGAGTTTATCGGCTGGGCGCATATCGCCATCAACGTCGGCAGCAAAGCGCAGGTCGATACCATGGCCGAGCGGGCACAGGAAAACGGCACGCTGCTCAGCGCCCCGCGTATGACCGGGGACGGCTTCTATGAAGCGGTGATTGCGGATCCGGACGGCAACCGCATTGAGCTTGTTGGTGCATAA
- a CDS encoding DeoR/GlpR family DNA-binding transcription regulator, translated as MLDYAAFPEQRQARIRQILQARGRVVCTELASQMNVSEHTIRRDLHELSKEGMCKKVYGGAVLQLPDAGNFSSREQQISAEKNTIAHKAAALVKPGGCIYIDAGTTNLALAKALPGDLRVTVVTNSPAIAAELLHHPLCELIMTGGQIQRTSGGAVDATATGQIQGMIFDQAFIGGCAMDPEMGLTGFDFADCAFKKVAIAQSNQTIVALTADKLPGVARYVVAKSRDIDMLVVDAGIEKGVLDAFAAQDVCIVCA; from the coding sequence ATGCTCGATTATGCTGCTTTTCCGGAACAACGACAAGCGCGGATCCGCCAGATCCTTCAGGCGCGCGGAAGGGTGGTTTGTACCGAGCTGGCGAGCCAGATGAACGTGTCAGAGCACACCATTCGCCGGGATTTACATGAACTTAGCAAAGAAGGGATGTGTAAAAAGGTCTACGGCGGCGCGGTGCTGCAGCTGCCGGATGCGGGGAATTTTTCCAGCCGCGAACAGCAAATAAGTGCAGAAAAGAACACAATCGCGCATAAAGCAGCAGCGCTGGTTAAGCCTGGCGGCTGTATTTATATTGATGCGGGCACGACTAACCTGGCGCTGGCGAAAGCCCTTCCGGGGGATCTCCGCGTCACTGTGGTCACAAACTCCCCGGCGATTGCCGCGGAGCTGCTGCATCATCCGCTGTGCGAGCTCATCATGACCGGCGGGCAGATCCAGCGGACGTCCGGCGGGGCGGTGGACGCCACGGCGACAGGCCAGATCCAGGGGATGATATTCGATCAGGCGTTTATCGGCGGCTGCGCGATGGACCCTGAAATGGGACTTACCGGGTTTGACTTTGCCGATTGCGCGTTCAAAAAAGTCGCGATTGCCCAGAGTAACCAGACCATCGTGGCCCTGACCGCCGATAAGCTTCCCGGCGTGGCGCGCTATGTCGTGGCGAAGAGTCGCGACATCGATATGCTGGTGGTGGACGCGGGGATAGAAAAGGGCGTTCTCGACGCGTTTGCGGCGCAGGACGTTTGCATTGTGTGCGCCTGA
- a CDS encoding ATP-dependent Clp protease proteolytic subunit, with protein sequence MHYTLKESDKEKAEGSNGAGALQQKLLESRSIVISGEINQELAQKVITQMILLQSVSNDPIKLYINSQGGHVEAGDTIHDFIKFIRPEVHVIGTGWVASAGITIFLAAKKEHRYSLPNTRFMIHQPLGGVRGQATDIEIEAREIIRMLDRVNKLIADATGQPLEKVKKDTDRNFWMSPAEALDYGIVGKLITHYDELKLD encoded by the coding sequence ATGCACTACACACTGAAAGAGAGCGACAAGGAAAAAGCGGAAGGGTCAAACGGCGCGGGCGCTCTGCAGCAAAAACTGCTGGAGTCCCGTTCGATTGTGATCTCCGGTGAGATCAACCAGGAGCTGGCGCAGAAGGTGATCACCCAGATGATCCTGCTGCAAAGCGTCAGCAACGATCCGATTAAGCTGTACATCAACAGCCAGGGCGGCCACGTGGAAGCGGGTGACACCATCCACGACTTTATCAAATTCATCCGTCCGGAAGTGCACGTCATCGGCACCGGCTGGGTGGCGAGCGCGGGGATCACCATCTTCCTGGCGGCGAAAAAAGAGCACCGTTATTCCCTGCCAAATACCCGCTTTATGATCCACCAGCCGCTGGGCGGCGTGCGCGGTCAGGCAACGGACATTGAGATCGAAGCGCGCGAGATCATCCGCATGCTGGATCGCGTGAATAAGCTGATCGCCGACGCGACCGGCCAGCCGCTGGAAAAAGTGAAAAAAGACACCGACCGCAACTTCTGGATGTCTCCGGCGGAAGCGCTGGACTACGGCATCGTGGGTAAACTGATTACCCATTATGACGAGCTGAAGCTGGACTAA
- a CDS encoding cupin domain-containing protein, protein MAYQLNLNWPEFLEKYWQKQPVVLKNAFPNFVDPITPDELAGLAMEPEVDSRLVSHFNGKWQASNGPFEHFDDLGETGWSLLAQAVNHWHMPAAELVRPFRVLPDWRLDDLMISFSVPGGGVGPHIDQYDVFIIQGMGSRRWRVGDRLPMRQFCPHPALLHVDPFEPIIDEDLAPGDILYIPPGFPHDGFTHETALNYSVGFRGPNGRDLISSFADYALENDLGGEHYSDPDLTCREHPGRVEQYELDRVRQMMIEMISKPDDFTKWFGSFVSTPRHELDIAAAEPPYAPEEVLDALQGGETLSRLSGLRVLNVNGSFFINSEQLETVDAKAADALCRYTELGQAELGDALKNPAFVEELTGLINQGYWYFDE, encoded by the coding sequence ATGGCGTATCAACTGAACCTGAACTGGCCGGAATTTCTCGAAAAATACTGGCAAAAACAACCCGTCGTGCTGAAAAATGCCTTCCCGAATTTTGTCGACCCGATTACCCCGGACGAGCTGGCGGGGCTGGCGATGGAGCCGGAGGTCGATAGCCGTCTGGTGAGCCATTTCAACGGCAAATGGCAGGCCAGCAACGGCCCGTTCGAGCACTTTGACGATCTGGGTGAAACCGGCTGGTCGCTGCTGGCGCAGGCGGTAAACCACTGGCATATGCCTGCGGCGGAGCTGGTGCGTCCGTTCCGCGTCCTGCCGGACTGGCGTCTGGACGACCTGATGATCTCCTTCTCCGTGCCGGGCGGCGGCGTGGGGCCGCATATCGATCAGTACGACGTGTTTATCATTCAGGGGATGGGCAGCCGCCGCTGGCGCGTGGGCGACAGGCTGCCGATGCGCCAGTTCTGCCCGCATCCCGCGCTGCTGCACGTCGATCCGTTCGAGCCGATCATCGACGAAGATCTTGCGCCGGGCGATATTCTCTACATCCCGCCAGGATTCCCGCACGACGGCTTTACCCATGAAACGGCGCTTAACTACTCTGTGGGCTTCCGCGGGCCGAACGGCCGCGATCTGATCAGCAGCTTCGCCGATTACGCGCTGGAAAACGATCTGGGCGGCGAGCACTACAGCGATCCGGATCTGACCTGCCGCGAACACCCGGGCCGCGTGGAGCAGTACGAGCTCGATCGCGTTCGTCAGATGATGATCGAGATGATCAGCAAGCCGGATGATTTCACAAAATGGTTCGGCAGCTTTGTCTCCACGCCGCGTCACGAGCTGGATATCGCCGCCGCCGAGCCGCCTTACGCGCCGGAAGAGGTGCTGGACGCGCTGCAGGGCGGCGAAACGCTCTCTCGCCTGAGCGGCCTGCGCGTGCTGAACGTTAACGGCAGCTTCTTCATCAACAGCGAGCAGCTGGAGACGGTAGACGCGAAGGCGGCGGATGCGCTGTGCCGCTACACCGAACTCGGCCAGGCCGAGCTGGGCGATGCGCTGAAAAACCCGGCGTTTGTTGAAGAGCTTACCGGGCTGATTAACCAGGGTTACTGGTACTTCGACGAGTAG
- a CDS encoding PLP-dependent aminotransferase family protein, with protein sequence MTRYQHLANLLAERIEQGLYRSGERLPSVRTLSQEHGVSISTIQQAYQILENLQLITPQPRSGYFVSQRKAQPPVPAMTRPVQRPVDVTQWDEVMMLLDARADKEMISFGGGSPDINQPSLKPLWREMSRIAQHNPGEMLSYDVLDGRLELREQIARLMLDGGSTVAANEIVITNGCHGALSIALLSVCKPGDIVAVESPSFHGTMQMLRGFDIKAIEIPTDPETGISIEALELALEQWPIKAVILVPNCNNPLGFIMPEARKKQVLALAQRHDIVIVEDDIYGELAAEYPRPRTIHSMDIDGRVILCSSFTKTVAPGLRVGWIVPGRYYDRVMHMKYAAGGFNVPGTQMAVAAFIRDGHYHRHVRRMRQIYQQNMETYTCWVRQYFPAEICVTRPQGSFLLWVELPEKVDMVCVSKQLCRLKIQAAAGSLFSASGKYRNCLRINVALPPTEKHREALRKMGEAIVIAMEEG encoded by the coding sequence ATGACGCGCTATCAACATCTGGCCAACCTTCTGGCGGAACGCATTGAACAAGGGCTGTATCGCAGCGGCGAACGCCTGCCGTCGGTACGCACGCTGAGCCAGGAGCACGGCGTGAGCATCAGCACCATACAGCAGGCCTATCAGATCCTCGAAAACCTCCAGCTGATCACGCCCCAGCCGCGCTCCGGCTATTTTGTTTCGCAGCGTAAAGCCCAGCCGCCCGTTCCGGCCATGACCCGCCCGGTGCAGCGCCCGGTGGACGTTACGCAGTGGGATGAGGTAATGATGCTGCTGGACGCCCGCGCCGACAAAGAGATGATCTCCTTTGGCGGCGGCTCGCCGGACATTAACCAGCCGAGCCTGAAGCCCCTGTGGCGGGAGATGAGCCGCATCGCGCAGCATAATCCCGGTGAGATGCTGAGCTATGACGTGCTCGACGGACGCCTGGAACTGCGCGAGCAGATTGCCCGCCTGATGCTCGACGGCGGCTCTACCGTGGCGGCGAACGAGATTGTTATCACCAACGGCTGCCACGGCGCGCTGTCGATCGCCCTGCTTTCGGTATGCAAGCCGGGGGATATCGTGGCGGTGGAGTCACCCTCGTTTCACGGCACCATGCAGATGCTGCGCGGCTTCGACATCAAGGCGATTGAAATTCCCACCGATCCCGAAACCGGGATCAGCATCGAGGCGCTGGAACTGGCGCTGGAGCAGTGGCCGATCAAGGCGGTGATCCTGGTGCCCAACTGCAATAACCCGCTCGGGTTTATCATGCCGGAAGCGCGGAAAAAGCAGGTGCTGGCCCTCGCCCAGCGGCACGATATCGTGATTGTCGAGGACGATATTTACGGCGAGCTGGCGGCGGAGTACCCGCGCCCGCGCACTATTCATTCTATGGATATCGACGGCCGCGTGATCCTCTGCAGCTCGTTTACCAAAACCGTGGCGCCGGGCCTGCGCGTCGGCTGGATTGTGCCGGGGCGCTACTACGACCGGGTGATGCACATGAAATACGCCGCCGGAGGGTTTAACGTGCCGGGTACCCAGATGGCGGTGGCGGCGTTTATTCGCGACGGGCATTATCATCGCCACGTCCGCCGTATGCGCCAGATTTATCAGCAGAATATGGAGACCTACACCTGCTGGGTGCGGCAGTATTTTCCGGCGGAGATTTGCGTCACGCGCCCGCAGGGGAGCTTCCTGCTGTGGGTTGAGCTGCCGGAGAAGGTGGACATGGTGTGCGTCAGCAAGCAGCTGTGTCGACTGAAGATCCAGGCCGCGGCCGGGTCGCTCTTTTCCGCCTCCGGGAAGTACCGCAACTGCCTGCGCATCAACGTGGCGCTGCCGCCGACGGAGAAACATCGCGAGGCGTTGAGGAAGATGGGTGAAGCGATTGTGATTGCGATGGAGGAGGGCTAG
- a CDS encoding DUF1127 domain-containing protein, with protein sequence MEFNENRSKRPFVAFIWIGKTICNWYRINRTRRILSQMSDEQLKDVGLSRYDV encoded by the coding sequence ATGGAATTCAATGAGAACCGTTCAAAACGTCCGTTCGTCGCGTTTATCTGGATCGGCAAAACGATCTGCAACTGGTATCGCATCAACCGTACCCGCCGCATCCTGAGCCAGATGAGCGACGAGCAGCTCAAGGACGTTGGGTTGTCCCGGTATGATGTGTGA
- a CDS encoding PLP-dependent aminotransferase family protein, whose amino-acid sequence MKPGYHEIYTRYRDNITRGVLKPGDKVPAIRVLAEELKVARKTVETAYAILTGEGYLVSQGARGTRVNPDLLLPAQNASAEQPTGTLPASLISQRERAGFLRPGIPALDSFPYKKWLLLAGQATRAMRQEEMLNPPVLGWYPLRQAIASYLNISRGLSCSAEQVLITSGYSGSLRLILDTLASRSDKVVFEDPGYFMGQQLLKRIVPRLHTVPVDRCGIDTDYLLRHHRDARFAIVTPSHQSPLAVTLTLPRKQQLLDWASQNEAWIIEDDYDGEFHYTRKVLPSLKSLDQHDRVIFMGTFSKTIMPSLRMGYVVMPASTVGAFSDCADITTSGQPVLTQKILTAFLNEGHFFRHLKKMRTLYQTRREWMITALREVYGALFFTEQNDGGMHIVAFLSKGSRDREVARCWQEQQLQVNALSEWYRGSGKRYGLVMGYNNVRSYQEAVELLERPKRQTFELLR is encoded by the coding sequence ATGAAGCCGGGCTATCACGAGATTTATACCCGCTATCGCGACAACATCACGCGCGGCGTGCTGAAGCCTGGCGATAAGGTGCCCGCCATCCGCGTGCTGGCGGAGGAGCTGAAGGTGGCGCGCAAAACCGTCGAAACGGCGTATGCCATCCTGACGGGCGAAGGGTATCTGGTGAGCCAGGGCGCGCGGGGTACGCGGGTGAATCCGGATCTTCTGCTGCCCGCGCAGAACGCCTCTGCGGAACAGCCCACCGGCACGCTTCCGGCATCGCTCATCAGCCAGCGCGAGCGGGCGGGATTTTTGCGCCCCGGCATTCCCGCCCTCGATAGCTTTCCGTATAAAAAATGGCTGCTGCTGGCGGGCCAGGCAACGCGCGCCATGCGCCAGGAGGAGATGCTCAACCCGCCCGTTCTGGGCTGGTATCCGCTGCGCCAGGCCATCGCCAGCTATCTCAACATCTCGCGCGGCTTGTCCTGCAGCGCCGAACAGGTGCTGATCACCAGCGGCTACAGCGGCAGCCTGCGGCTGATCCTCGACACGCTCGCCAGCCGCAGCGACAAGGTGGTGTTTGAAGATCCGGGCTATTTTATGGGCCAGCAGCTTCTGAAGCGGATCGTGCCGCGCCTGCACACGGTGCCAGTGGATCGCTGCGGCATCGACACGGACTACCTGCTGCGCCACCATCGCGACGCCCGCTTTGCCATCGTCACCCCGTCGCACCAGAGCCCGCTGGCGGTGACGCTCACCCTGCCGCGCAAGCAGCAGCTGCTCGACTGGGCCAGCCAGAACGAGGCGTGGATTATCGAAGACGATTACGACGGGGAGTTTCACTACACCCGCAAGGTGCTGCCGTCGCTGAAAAGCCTCGACCAACACGACCGGGTGATCTTTATGGGCACCTTCAGCAAAACCATCATGCCGTCGCTGCGCATGGGCTACGTGGTGATGCCCGCCAGCACGGTAGGCGCCTTTTCCGACTGCGCGGACATCACCACCAGCGGCCAGCCGGTGCTGACGCAAAAGATCCTCACCGCGTTTCTCAACGAAGGGCATTTTTTCCGTCACCTGAAAAAGATGCGCACCCTGTACCAGACCCGCCGCGAGTGGATGATTACCGCCCTGCGCGAGGTGTATGGCGCACTCTTTTTCACCGAGCAAAACGACGGCGGGATGCATATCGTGGCGTTTCTGAGCAAAGGAAGCCGTGACCGGGAGGTGGCGCGCTGCTGGCAGGAACAGCAGCTGCAGGTCAACGCGCTCTCGGAGTGGTATCGCGGGTCCGGCAAACGCTACGGGCTGGTGATGGGGTATAACAACGTGCGGTCGTATCAGGAGGCGGTTGAGCTGCTGGAAAGGCCGAAACGGCAGACGTTTGAGCTGTTGCGGTGA
- a CDS encoding carboxymuconolactone decarboxylase family protein produces MSTRVNHHKATPALANALSALSMEVAKTSIDPALKHLIDIRVSQLNGCTFCLDMHSKEAKIAGERELRLYHLAAWRESPLFSAREKAALAFTEALTQIGVHGVSDALYRSVAEHFSDVEISELNFAIVAINAWNRLGITSRMAPGSLDAAYGLNKANLE; encoded by the coding sequence ATGAGCACTCGCGTCAACCACCATAAAGCTACACCTGCCCTCGCCAACGCGCTGTCCGCCCTGAGCATGGAGGTGGCAAAAACCTCCATCGATCCGGCGCTGAAGCACCTGATCGACATTCGCGTATCGCAGCTGAACGGCTGTACGTTCTGCCTGGATATGCACTCGAAAGAGGCCAAAATCGCCGGCGAGCGCGAGCTGCGCCTGTACCATCTGGCGGCCTGGCGCGAGTCCCCGCTGTTCAGCGCCCGCGAGAAAGCCGCGCTGGCCTTCACCGAAGCGTTGACCCAGATTGGCGTGCACGGCGTGAGCGATGCGCTCTACCGCAGCGTGGCGGAGCACTTCTCGGACGTGGAGATTTCAGAGCTGAACTTCGCCATCGTGGCGATCAACGCCTGGAACCGTCTGGGGATCACCTCCCGCATGGCGCCCGGCTCGCTGGATGCGGCTTACGGGCTGAATAAGGCTAACCTGGAATAA
- a CDS encoding antibiotic biosynthesis monooxygenase family protein, with translation MIAVLFEAKAEPAHQARYLQLAAELKPLLADIDGFIDIERFQSLTTDGKILSLSWWRDEEAVRRWKQNVFHQAAQAEGRESIFAHYRIRVTQLVRDYCSETADG, from the coding sequence ATGATCGCAGTCCTTTTCGAAGCCAAAGCCGAGCCCGCTCATCAGGCGCGCTACCTGCAGCTGGCCGCCGAACTTAAGCCTTTGCTGGCCGACATCGACGGCTTTATTGATATCGAACGGTTCCAGAGCCTGACCACCGACGGCAAAATCCTCTCCCTTTCCTGGTGGCGGGATGAAGAGGCCGTCCGCCGCTGGAAGCAGAACGTGTTTCATCAGGCGGCGCAGGCTGAAGGGCGGGAGTCGATTTTTGCGCACTACCGCATTCGCGTGACGCAGCTGGTGCGGGATTACTGCTCCGAAACTGCTGACGGATGA